A genomic stretch from Streptomyces venezuelae ATCC 10712 includes:
- a CDS encoding GAF domain-containing sensor histidine kinase, translating to MTAAASDASDPLEAATQATRSLQGLSTELTARVPQLLEAMRSVGTGLELHSTLDRICETAAELADARYAAIGVVDDEGKGLSDFVTFGVGEDVARRIGHRPDGHAGLLGALILDPQTIRLADLSSDPRSAGFPPGHPPMRSFLGVPIRVQGEIFGNLYLAEKHGGGEFNDYDVHMVRVLATEAGIAIGNARLYEAARQRERWIDGSVAVTTALLSGGDADDALTVVAEQARRLADADAGIVMLPAADDGGLEIVAVSSPRPTKSLGVVIPPESAVVQRLLEGEAVFVADASTDPRMISRLTSAYGPSMMLPLQSGGRVLGALATPRVRGARQFTEAERTLATQFASQAALALMMADAQRDRERLAVYEDRDRIARDLHDLVIQRLFATGMMLESAQRRSIVPAVREGVGKAVDELDVTIQEIRTAIFALQQGPAEAPSGLRTRVLREINMAAVPLGFKPAHRFLGAIDATVGELTGKNLIAALREALSNAFRHAEASRIDVVVDAGVTLPDGSAGVRLEVADDGIGIPAGGRRSGLRNLARRAESLGGASWCGPGIGEDGGGTTVVWEAPL from the coding sequence ATGACCGCCGCCGCGTCCGACGCCTCGGACCCCCTGGAAGCCGCCACTCAGGCCACCCGCAGCCTCCAGGGGCTGTCCACGGAGCTCACCGCCCGAGTGCCCCAGCTCCTGGAAGCCATGCGCTCGGTCGGTACCGGGCTCGAACTCCACTCCACCCTCGACCGCATCTGCGAGACCGCCGCCGAACTCGCCGACGCCCGCTACGCCGCGATCGGCGTCGTCGACGACGAGGGCAAGGGCCTCTCCGACTTCGTCACCTTCGGCGTCGGCGAGGACGTGGCCCGCCGGATCGGGCACCGCCCCGACGGGCACGCCGGGCTGCTCGGCGCGCTGATCCTCGACCCCCAGACGATCCGTCTCGCCGACCTGTCCAGCGATCCCCGCTCGGCGGGCTTCCCGCCCGGACATCCTCCGATGCGGAGCTTCCTCGGCGTCCCCATCAGGGTGCAGGGCGAGATCTTCGGCAATCTGTACCTCGCGGAGAAGCACGGCGGGGGCGAGTTCAACGACTACGACGTGCACATGGTCCGGGTGCTCGCCACCGAGGCGGGCATCGCCATCGGCAACGCCCGGCTGTACGAGGCCGCCCGGCAGCGCGAGCGGTGGATCGACGGCTCCGTCGCCGTCACCACCGCGCTGCTCTCCGGCGGTGACGCGGACGACGCCCTCACGGTCGTCGCCGAACAGGCCCGTCGCCTCGCCGACGCCGACGCCGGGATCGTGATGCTGCCGGCCGCCGACGACGGCGGTCTGGAGATCGTCGCCGTCTCCTCGCCCCGGCCGACGAAGTCGCTGGGCGTGGTGATCCCGCCCGAGAGCGCCGTGGTGCAGCGGCTCCTGGAGGGCGAGGCGGTCTTCGTGGCGGACGCCTCGACGGACCCGCGCATGATCAGCCGGCTGACCTCCGCGTACGGACCGAGCATGATGCTGCCGCTGCAGAGCGGCGGGCGGGTGCTCGGCGCGCTCGCGACGCCCCGGGTGCGGGGTGCCCGGCAGTTCACGGAGGCGGAGCGGACCCTGGCCACCCAGTTCGCCTCGCAGGCGGCGCTGGCCCTGATGATGGCCGACGCGCAGCGGGACCGGGAGCGCCTCGCCGTGTACGAGGACCGCGACCGGATCGCGCGTGACCTGCACGATCTGGTCATCCAGCGGCTCTTCGCCACCGGCATGATGCTGGAGAGCGCTCAGCGCAGGTCGATCGTGCCGGCGGTACGCGAGGGCGTCGGCAAGGCCGTGGACGAGCTGGACGTGACCATCCAGGAGATCCGTACGGCGATCTTCGCGCTGCAACAAGGTCCGGCCGAGGCGCCGTCGGGGCTGCGCACCCGGGTCCTGCGGGAGATCAACATGGCGGCCGTCCCGCTCGGCTTCAAGCCCGCGCACCGCTTCCTCGGCGCGATCGACGCGACGGTCGGCGAACTCACCGGCAAGAACCTCATCGCCGCCCTGCGCGAGGCGCTCTCCAACGCCTTCCGGCACGCCGAGGCGAGCCGCATCGACGTGGTCGTCGACGCCGGTGTCACCCTGCCCGACGGCTCCGCCGGGGTACGGCTGGAGGTCGCCGACGACGGCATCGGCATCCCGGCGGGCGGGCGGCGCAGCGGACTGCGCAATCTCGCGCGCCGGGCCGAGTCGCTCGGCGGCGCGAGCTGGTGCGGCCCGGGCATCGGGGAGGACGGCGGCGGTACGACGGTGGTGTGGGAGGCCCCGCTGTAG
- a CDS encoding LLM class flavin-dependent oxidoreductase encodes MRLSTVILPIHRWSEGQKTWRRAEDLGFHAAYTYDHLSWRTFRDGPWFGALPTLTAAATATERIRLGTLVTSPNFRHPVTLAKELMALDDVSDGRITLGIGAGGNGFDATALGQEPWSPKERADRFGEFVALLDRLLTEEAVTQRGTFYSADEARNIPGCVQRPRLPFAVAATGPRGLKLAARYGQAWVTTGDPKIFDEGTPEQSVAALRGQIEKLGKACAETGRDVDELDKILLTGFTPDRSRPLESLDAFVDFAGRHRDLGFTEIVIHWPIPDSDFAADQAVFEQIATEALAQLG; translated from the coding sequence ATGCGCTTGAGTACGGTGATCCTCCCCATCCACCGATGGAGCGAGGGGCAGAAGACCTGGCGGCGGGCCGAGGACCTCGGGTTCCACGCCGCGTACACCTACGACCACCTGTCCTGGCGGACCTTCCGGGACGGCCCCTGGTTCGGAGCACTGCCCACGCTCACCGCGGCGGCGACGGCCACCGAGCGGATCCGGCTCGGCACGCTCGTGACCTCCCCGAACTTCCGGCACCCGGTCACCCTGGCCAAGGAGCTGATGGCCCTCGACGACGTCTCCGACGGGCGGATCACCCTCGGCATCGGCGCGGGCGGCAACGGCTTCGACGCCACCGCGCTGGGGCAGGAGCCGTGGTCGCCGAAGGAGCGGGCGGACCGCTTCGGCGAGTTCGTGGCCCTGCTCGACCGGCTGCTCACCGAGGAGGCGGTGACCCAGCGGGGCACCTTCTACTCGGCCGACGAGGCCCGGAACATCCCCGGCTGCGTCCAGCGCCCGAGGCTGCCGTTCGCGGTGGCGGCGACCGGGCCGCGCGGGCTCAAGCTGGCCGCGCGGTACGGGCAGGCGTGGGTGACGACCGGGGACCCGAAGATCTTCGATGAGGGCACCCCCGAGCAGTCGGTGGCCGCCCTGCGCGGCCAGATCGAGAAGCTCGGCAAGGCGTGCGCCGAGACCGGCCGGGACGTGGACGAGCTCGACAAGATCCTGCTGACCGGCTTCACCCCGGACCGGAGCCGCCCGCTGGAGTCCCTGGACGCCTTCGTCGACTTCGCCGGTCGCCACCGCGATCTCGGCTTCACCGAGATCGTCATCCACTGGCCGATCCCGGACTCGGACTTCGCCGCCGACCAGGCGGTCTTCGAGCAGATCGCCACCGAGGCCCTCGCCCAGCTGGGCTGA
- the cydD gene encoding thiol reductant ABC exporter subunit CydD: protein MKPIDPRLLRYAKATRVFLLGVVGLGLVGAALVIAQAMLIAEIVVGSFQKGQSVSELTTPLLLLAGLAVARGLVSWLTELAAHRASAAVKSELRGRLLDRAAALGPGWLSGQKAGSLIALATRGVDALDDYFARYLPQLGLAVVVPLAVLARIVTEDWVSAAIIVVTLPLIPVFMILIGWYTQARMDRQWKLLSRLSGHFLDVVAGLPTLKIFGRAKAQAESIRAITSEYRQATMRTLRIAFISSFALELLSTLSVALVAVSIGMRLVHGDLDLYTGLVILVLAPEAYLPLRQVGAQFHAAAEGLAAAEEIFDVLEQPVRDGGAGAVPDSVWLELDGVTVRHAGRAEPSLDAMSLTVEPGETVALIGPSGAGKSTLLDVVLGFAEPEQGGSVRVGGEELATLDLEAWRARIAWVPQRPYLFAGTIAENVRLARPDASDEAVREALRDAGADGFVAGLPQGLDTPLGEDGAGLSAGQRQRLALARGFLADRPLLLLDEPTAALDGETEAGVVDAVRRLAAGRTVLLVAHRPALLAVADRVVRVGGALPGTHPERAGAAEGDGAVEPSRPAGPPRAEAMPTPAPEHPPTAGRSVLARVRGMAGELKGRMGLALLLGSLALGSAVGLMAVSGWLISRASEQPPVLYLMVAVTATRAFGIGRAVFRYAERLVSHDAVLRMLAELRVSVYRRLERIAPAGLRRTRRGDLLARLVQDVDALQDYWLRWLLPAGAALVVGVASAGFTAWLLPEAGAVLAVGLLVAGVLVPAIGGTLARRAERRLAPARGALATAVADLLRGCAELTVAGALRRRIERTRAADRVLTGIASRQAAAAALGAGLSALVCGLTVAAAAVVGVQAVRDGRLDGVALAVVVLTPLAAFEAVTGLPLAVQYRQRVKHSAERVFEVLDAPVPVHEPARPETPPASPFPLELSGLSARHAGQEREALADFRLTLEAGRRVAVVGASGSGKTTLAQVLLRFLDVEQGMYRLGGVPAWELDGDAVRGLVGLCAQDAHLFDSSVRENLRLARTGASDEELREALRRARLLDWVDGLPAGLDTLVGEHGSRLSGGQRQRLALARALLADFPVLVLDEPAEHLDLTTADALTDDLLRATEGRTTVLITHRLHGLDAVDEVLVLDGGRTVQRGPYAELAEADGPLRRMLEQERETDLLAVGPGAPTTGATPAHDHDGRPTFLAK from the coding sequence GTGAAACCGATCGATCCGCGTCTGCTCCGGTACGCCAAGGCCACCCGGGTCTTCCTCCTCGGGGTGGTCGGCCTCGGCCTCGTCGGGGCGGCGCTGGTCATCGCCCAGGCGATGCTCATCGCCGAGATCGTGGTGGGGTCCTTCCAGAAGGGCCAGTCGGTTTCCGAGCTGACCACGCCCCTGCTGCTGCTCGCGGGACTCGCGGTGGCACGGGGGCTGGTCTCCTGGCTGACCGAGCTCGCCGCCCATCGGGCGAGCGCGGCGGTCAAGTCCGAACTGCGCGGCCGGCTCCTGGACCGGGCGGCCGCGCTCGGGCCGGGCTGGCTGAGCGGCCAGAAGGCCGGCTCGCTGATCGCCCTCGCCACGCGCGGGGTCGACGCCCTCGACGACTACTTCGCCCGCTACCTGCCCCAGCTCGGGCTCGCGGTCGTCGTGCCGCTCGCCGTCCTGGCCCGGATCGTCACCGAGGACTGGGTCTCGGCGGCGATCATCGTCGTCACCCTGCCGCTCATCCCGGTCTTCATGATCCTGATCGGCTGGTACACCCAGGCCCGGATGGACCGGCAGTGGAAGCTGCTCTCCCGGCTCTCAGGGCACTTCCTGGACGTCGTCGCCGGTCTGCCCACCCTCAAGATCTTCGGCCGGGCGAAGGCCCAGGCCGAGTCGATCCGCGCGATCACCTCGGAATACCGCCAGGCGACGATGCGCACCCTGCGGATCGCCTTCATCTCCTCCTTCGCCCTGGAGCTCCTCTCCACCCTGTCGGTCGCACTCGTCGCCGTCAGCATCGGCATGCGGCTCGTCCACGGTGACCTCGATCTGTACACGGGGCTCGTCATCCTGGTCCTGGCGCCCGAGGCGTATCTGCCGCTGCGCCAGGTCGGTGCGCAGTTCCACGCGGCGGCGGAGGGTCTGGCGGCGGCCGAGGAGATCTTCGACGTCCTCGAACAGCCGGTACGGGACGGGGGCGCGGGTGCGGTCCCCGACTCCGTATGGCTTGAGCTGGACGGCGTGACCGTGCGGCATGCCGGGCGGGCCGAACCCTCGCTCGACGCGATGTCCCTGACGGTCGAGCCCGGTGAGACGGTGGCCCTGATCGGGCCGAGCGGGGCCGGGAAGTCGACCCTGCTCGATGTCGTCCTCGGGTTCGCCGAACCGGAGCAGGGTGGTTCCGTACGCGTCGGCGGCGAGGAGCTCGCGACGCTGGACCTGGAGGCCTGGCGGGCGCGGATCGCCTGGGTGCCGCAGCGGCCGTACCTCTTCGCGGGGACGATCGCCGAGAACGTCCGGCTCGCCCGCCCGGACGCCTCCGACGAGGCGGTACGGGAGGCCCTGCGGGACGCCGGGGCGGACGGGTTCGTCGCGGGGCTGCCGCAGGGGCTCGACACCCCGCTGGGCGAGGACGGGGCCGGACTCTCCGCGGGACAGCGACAGCGGCTCGCGCTCGCCCGGGGATTCCTCGCGGACCGGCCGCTGCTGCTGCTCGACGAGCCGACGGCGGCGCTCGACGGCGAGACCGAGGCGGGCGTGGTCGACGCGGTGCGCCGGCTCGCCGCCGGGCGGACCGTGCTGCTGGTCGCCCACCGGCCGGCACTGCTGGCGGTGGCGGACCGGGTGGTGCGGGTGGGCGGCGCCCTGCCGGGCACGCATCCCGAGCGGGCGGGCGCGGCGGAAGGTGACGGGGCCGTCGAGCCGTCGCGTCCGGCAGGCCCGCCCCGGGCGGAAGCCATGCCCACCCCGGCTCCGGAACACCCGCCCACGGCAGGCCGGTCGGTCCTGGCACGGGTGCGGGGAATGGCCGGGGAACTCAAGGGGCGGATGGGACTCGCCCTGCTGCTCGGGAGCCTCGCCCTCGGGTCCGCCGTCGGACTCATGGCCGTCTCCGGCTGGCTCATCTCCCGCGCCTCCGAACAGCCGCCCGTGCTCTACCTGATGGTGGCCGTGACCGCCACCCGCGCCTTCGGGATCGGGCGGGCCGTGTTCCGGTACGCCGAGCGGCTCGTCTCGCACGACGCCGTGCTCCGGATGCTGGCCGAGCTCCGGGTCTCCGTCTACCGGCGGCTGGAGCGGATCGCCCCGGCCGGGCTGCGCCGAACCCGCCGCGGGGACCTGCTCGCCCGGCTCGTCCAGGACGTCGACGCGCTGCAGGACTACTGGCTCCGCTGGCTGCTCCCGGCCGGCGCCGCGCTCGTCGTGGGGGTCGCGTCCGCCGGCTTCACCGCCTGGCTGCTGCCCGAGGCGGGTGCCGTCCTCGCCGTGGGCCTGCTGGTCGCGGGCGTCCTCGTCCCGGCGATCGGCGGGACGCTCGCCCGCCGGGCCGAGCGGCGCCTCGCCCCCGCGCGCGGGGCACTGGCCACCGCCGTGGCCGATCTGCTGCGCGGCTGCGCGGAGCTGACGGTGGCCGGGGCGCTGCGGCGCAGGATCGAACGGACCCGCGCCGCCGACCGGGTGCTCACCGGCATCGCCTCCCGGCAGGCCGCCGCCGCCGCGCTCGGCGCCGGTCTCTCCGCCCTGGTCTGCGGCCTGACGGTCGCGGCCGCCGCGGTCGTCGGCGTCCAGGCCGTGCGGGACGGGCGGCTCGACGGGGTGGCCCTCGCCGTGGTCGTCCTCACGCCGCTCGCCGCCTTCGAGGCCGTCACAGGGCTGCCGCTCGCCGTCCAGTACCGGCAGCGCGTCAAGCACAGTGCCGAGCGGGTCTTCGAGGTGCTGGACGCCCCCGTCCCCGTACACGAGCCAGCCCGGCCGGAGACTCCCCCGGCGAGCCCGTTCCCGCTGGAGCTGTCCGGACTCTCCGCCCGGCACGCCGGGCAGGAGCGGGAGGCGCTCGCCGACTTCCGGCTCACCCTGGAGGCCGGGCGCAGGGTGGCCGTCGTCGGGGCCTCCGGCTCCGGCAAGACCACCCTCGCCCAGGTGCTGCTGCGGTTCCTGGACGTGGAGCAGGGCATGTACCGGCTCGGCGGTGTGCCCGCCTGGGAGCTGGACGGGGACGCCGTACGGGGGCTCGTCGGGCTCTGCGCCCAGGACGCGCACCTGTTCGACAGCTCGGTCCGGGAGAACCTGCGACTCGCCCGCACGGGCGCGAGCGACGAGGAGCTGCGCGAGGCACTGCGCCGGGCCCGGCTGCTCGACTGGGTGGACGGGCTCCCGGCCGGGCTCGACACCCTCGTGGGCGAGCACGGCTCGCGGCTCTCCGGAGGCCAGCGGCAGCGGCTGGCGCTCGCCCGCGCCCTGCTCGCCGACTTCCCCGTGCTCGTCCTCGACGAGCCGGCCGAGCACCTGGACCTGACCACCGCCGACGCGCTCACCGACGATCTGCTCCGGGCCACCGAGGGCCGGACGACCGTCCTCATCACCCACCGGCTGCACGGCCTCGACGCGGTCGACGAGGTGCTGGTCCTGGACGGCGGCCGGACCGTGCAGCGAGGCCCGTACGCGGAACTCGCCGAGGCGGACGGTCCGCTGCGGCGGATGCTGGAGCAGGAACGGGAGACCGACCTGCTGGCCGTCGGCCCGGGCGCGCCCACGACCGGGGCCACCCCGGCCCACGATCATGACGGGCGGCCGACTTTTCTCGCCAAATAG
- the cydB gene encoding cytochrome d ubiquinol oxidase subunit II, translating into MELHDVWFVLIAVLWIGYFFLEGFDFGIGVLTKVLARGRPEKRVLINTIGPVWDGNEVWLLTAGGATFAAFPEWYATLFSGFYLPLLIILVCLIVRGVAFEYRVKRPEENWQRNWEAAIFWTSLIPAFLWGVAFGNIVRGVKIDGNMEYVGTFWDLLNPYALLGGLVTLTLFTFHGAVFASLKTVGDIRARARALALKLGLVTAVLALLFLVWTQLDSGDSWSFMAMVIAVVALVGAIGAIRVGREGWSFALSGITIAAAVAMLFLALFPNVMPSSLNAEWSLTVTNASSSPYTLKIMTWCAAIATPLVLLYQSWTYWVFRKRIGTQHLAETH; encoded by the coding sequence ATGGAACTCCACGACGTCTGGTTCGTACTCATCGCCGTCCTCTGGATCGGCTACTTCTTCCTCGAAGGCTTCGACTTCGGGATCGGTGTCCTGACCAAGGTGCTCGCCCGTGGCAGGCCCGAGAAGCGGGTCCTCATCAACACCATCGGACCCGTCTGGGACGGCAACGAGGTGTGGCTGCTCACCGCCGGCGGCGCGACCTTCGCGGCCTTCCCCGAGTGGTACGCGACGCTCTTCTCCGGCTTCTACCTGCCGCTGCTGATCATCCTGGTCTGCCTGATCGTCCGGGGTGTCGCCTTCGAGTACCGCGTGAAGCGGCCGGAGGAGAACTGGCAGCGCAACTGGGAAGCGGCCATCTTCTGGACCTCGCTGATCCCCGCGTTCCTCTGGGGTGTGGCCTTCGGCAACATCGTCCGGGGCGTGAAGATCGACGGGAACATGGAGTACGTCGGCACCTTCTGGGACCTGCTGAACCCGTACGCGCTCCTCGGCGGTCTCGTCACCCTCACGCTCTTCACCTTCCACGGCGCGGTGTTCGCCTCGCTCAAGACGGTCGGCGACATCAGGGCGCGGGCCCGGGCGCTCGCGCTCAAGCTCGGTCTGGTCACGGCGGTGCTCGCGCTGCTCTTCCTGGTCTGGACCCAGCTCGACTCCGGGGACAGCTGGAGCTTCATGGCGATGGTGATCGCCGTGGTGGCCCTGGTCGGCGCCATCGGCGCGATCAGGGTGGGACGTGAGGGCTGGTCGTTCGCGCTCTCGGGCATCACCATCGCCGCCGCCGTGGCGATGCTCTTCCTCGCGCTGTTCCCGAACGTCATGCCCTCTTCGCTCAACGCGGAGTGGAGCCTTACCGTGACGAACGCGTCGTCGAGCCCGTACACGCTCAAGATCATGACCTGGTGCGCGGCGATCGCCACCCCGCTGGTGCTGCTCTACCAGAGCTGGACCTACTGGGTGTTCCGCAAGCGGATCGGTACGCAGCACCTCGCCGAGACCCACTAG
- a CDS encoding Cof-type HAD-IIB family hydrolase, with translation MTSPDSPRTSAPAPRLIATDLDGTLLRDDKSVSARTVAALAAAERAGIEVFFVTGRPARWMDVVSDHVHGHGLAICANGAAVVDLHAGGTFLEVRPLERPAALAVVKALRAAAPGTSFAVELTTGIHYEPDYPPFFLDPGATVATAEKLLFEEAPGAAAPVLKLLAQHPELDPDVFLAVAREAAGDQASFTRSSPTALIEISGLGVSKASTLARCCAERGITAEEVVAFGDMPNDIEMLSWAGRGYAMGNAHPEVIAAASGRTVGNMDDGVAVVIEQLVAEVSATS, from the coding sequence GTGACCTCTCCCGATTCCCCCCGCACCTCCGCCCCGGCGCCCCGGCTGATCGCCACCGACCTCGACGGCACCCTGCTGCGCGACGACAAGTCCGTCTCCGCGCGCACGGTCGCCGCCCTCGCCGCGGCCGAGCGGGCGGGGATCGAGGTCTTCTTCGTCACCGGCCGCCCCGCCCGCTGGATGGACGTCGTCAGCGACCACGTCCACGGCCACGGCCTGGCGATCTGCGCCAACGGCGCCGCCGTCGTCGACCTCCACGCCGGGGGCACCTTCCTGGAGGTCCGCCCGCTGGAGCGGCCCGCCGCCCTCGCCGTGGTCAAGGCCCTGCGCGCGGCCGCGCCGGGGACCTCCTTCGCGGTGGAGCTCACCACCGGCATCCACTACGAGCCCGATTACCCGCCGTTCTTCCTCGACCCCGGCGCGACCGTCGCCACCGCCGAGAAGCTCCTCTTCGAGGAGGCGCCCGGCGCCGCGGCGCCCGTCCTGAAGCTGCTCGCCCAGCACCCGGAGCTCGACCCCGACGTGTTCCTCGCCGTCGCCCGGGAGGCCGCCGGGGACCAGGCCTCCTTCACCCGGTCCAGCCCCACCGCCCTCATCGAGATCAGCGGGCTCGGCGTCTCCAAGGCGTCCACGCTGGCCCGGTGCTGCGCCGAGCGCGGCATCACGGCCGAGGAGGTCGTGGCCTTCGGCGACATGCCCAACGACATCGAGATGCTCAGCTGGGCGGGCCGCGGGTACGCCATGGGCAACGCCCACCCCGAGGTGATCGCCGCCGCCTCCGGCCGTACCGTCGGCAACATGGACGACGGGGTCGCCGTCGTCATCGAGCAGCTCGTGGCCGAGGTGTCCGCCACGAGCTAG
- a CDS encoding cytochrome ubiquinol oxidase subunit I: MDLALAPETLARWQFGITTVYHFLFVPLTISLAALTAGLQTAWVRTENEKYLRATKFWGKLFLINIAMGVVTGIVQEFQFGMNWSDYSRFVGDIFGAPLAFEALIAFFFESTFIGLWIFGWDKLPKRIHLACMWMVSIGTILSAYFILAANSWMQHPVGYRINEERGRAELTDFWQVLTQNTALTQFFHTMTAAFLVGGAFMVGISAFHLARKKHIPVMRTSLRLGLITLIIAGLGTAISGDLLGKVMFKQQPMKMAAAEALWDGEAPAPFSVFAYGDVDKGHNSVAIEIPGLLSFLANDDFTSYVPGINDINKAEQEKFGPGDYRPNIPVAYWGFRWMIGFGMASLGIGMLGLWLTRKKFMLAPGLRTGEDEVPNLVLFKRKALSPRLGRWYWIIALWTMAFPLIANSWGWIFTEMGRQPWVVYGVLRTRDAVSPGVSQGEVLTSMIVFTTLYAVLAVIEVKLLVKYVKAGPPELTEDDLNPPTKIGGDSRDPDRPMAFSY; the protein is encoded by the coding sequence GTGGACCTCGCTCTGGCGCCAGAGACTCTGGCGCGCTGGCAGTTCGGCATCACCACCGTCTACCACTTCCTCTTCGTCCCCCTGACGATCTCCCTCGCCGCCCTCACGGCCGGTCTCCAGACCGCCTGGGTGCGCACCGAGAACGAGAAGTACCTCAGGGCGACGAAGTTCTGGGGCAAGCTCTTCCTGATCAACATCGCCATGGGTGTCGTCACGGGCATCGTGCAGGAGTTCCAGTTCGGCATGAACTGGTCCGACTACTCCCGGTTCGTCGGAGACATCTTCGGCGCTCCGCTCGCCTTCGAGGCGCTCATCGCGTTCTTCTTCGAGTCGACCTTCATCGGTCTGTGGATCTTCGGCTGGGACAAGCTCCCGAAGCGGATCCACCTCGCCTGCATGTGGATGGTGTCGATCGGCACCATCCTCTCCGCGTACTTCATCCTCGCGGCCAACTCCTGGATGCAGCACCCGGTGGGCTACCGGATCAACGAGGAACGCGGCCGGGCCGAACTCACCGACTTCTGGCAGGTGCTCACCCAGAACACCGCCCTCACCCAGTTCTTCCACACCATGACGGCGGCCTTCCTGGTCGGTGGCGCGTTCATGGTCGGCATCTCGGCCTTCCACCTGGCACGCAAGAAGCACATCCCCGTGATGCGGACCTCCCTGCGGCTGGGCCTGATCACCCTGATCATCGCCGGTCTCGGCACCGCCATCAGCGGTGACCTGCTCGGCAAGGTCATGTTCAAGCAGCAGCCCATGAAGATGGCCGCCGCCGAGGCGCTCTGGGACGGCGAGGCACCCGCCCCCTTCTCGGTCTTCGCCTACGGCGACGTCGACAAGGGCCACAACTCGGTCGCCATAGAGATCCCGGGACTGCTGTCCTTCCTCGCGAACGACGACTTCACCTCGTACGTCCCGGGCATCAACGACATCAACAAGGCCGAGCAGGAGAAGTTCGGCCCCGGCGACTACCGGCCCAACATCCCCGTCGCCTACTGGGGCTTCCGCTGGATGATCGGCTTCGGCATGGCCTCGCTGGGCATCGGCATGCTCGGCCTCTGGCTGACCCGCAAGAAGTTCATGCTGGCGCCCGGACTGCGGACCGGTGAGGACGAGGTGCCGAATCTGGTCCTGTTCAAGCGGAAGGCACTCAGCCCCCGCCTGGGCAGGTGGTACTGGATCATCGCCCTGTGGACCATGGCGTTCCCGCTGATCGCCAACTCCTGGGGCTGGATCTTCACCGAGATGGGCCGTCAGCCCTGGGTCGTCTACGGAGTGCTGCGCACCCGGGACGCGGTCTCCCCCGGTGTCTCCCAGGGTGAGGTCCTCACCTCGATGATCGTCTTCACCACGCTCTACGCCGTCCTCGCCGTGATCGAGGTCAAGCTCCTCGTGAAGTACGTCAAGGCGGGACCGCCGGAGCTCACCGAGGACGACCTCAACCCGCCCACCAAGATCGGCGGGGACTCTCGTGACCCCGACCGGCCCATGGCCTTCTCGTACTGA
- a CDS encoding DUF6083 domain-containing protein, with protein sequence MALCRGCERAGAGQAARDPVLVGEVLAGLVDAARFEVRGGRGVPEPRLAEAVRDLGAGPVVVPEPRLREAVRDLGAGAVVVPEPRLPEAVRDLGPGPVGVPEPRSGGSSPAPAGPATSPCRRCGARAEWHRTVRGRWILIEPGDLPTRAVPAGSRWRVAGDGTAVQLGAACRPTPAGSATSTSARRLPRPPALRPCSPCGGATPDASPDVADSAVRPCGVPVSPAGRGPRWRSARRPPGRRRSPSPGSASG encoded by the coding sequence ATGGCCCTGTGCCGGGGGTGCGAGCGGGCCGGAGCGGGACAGGCCGCCCGGGACCCGGTGCTGGTGGGCGAGGTGCTGGCGGGCCTGGTCGACGCGGCGAGGTTCGAGGTCCGCGGGGGGCGCGGCGTACCGGAGCCGCGTCTCGCGGAGGCGGTGCGGGATCTCGGTGCGGGACCCGTGGTCGTACCGGAGCCGCGTCTCCGGGAGGCGGTGCGGGATCTCGGTGCGGGCGCCGTGGTCGTACCGGAGCCGCGTCTCCCGGAGGCCGTGCGGGATCTCGGGCCCGGCCCCGTGGGCGTACCGGAGCCTCGGTCCGGTGGTTCCTCCCCCGCGCCGGCGGGTCCGGCCACCTCGCCGTGCCGCCGCTGCGGGGCCCGTGCCGAGTGGCACCGTACGGTCCGGGGCCGCTGGATTCTGATCGAGCCCGGGGACCTGCCCACCCGCGCCGTCCCCGCGGGCAGCCGCTGGCGCGTGGCGGGGGACGGGACCGCGGTCCAGCTGGGTGCGGCCTGCCGTCCGACACCTGCCGGGTCAGCCACTTCGACGTCTGCGCGGCGGCTCCCGCGCCCGCCGGCTCTCCGGCCCTGCTCGCCCTGTGGCGGGGCCACGCCCGACGCATCGCCTGACGTGGCCGACTCCGCCGTGCGGCCGTGCGGGGTGCCCGTCAGCCCAGCTGGGCGAGGGCCTCGGTGGCGATCTGCTCGAAGACCGCCTGGTCGGCGGCGAAGTCCGAGTCCGGGATCGGCCAGTGGATGA